A segment of the Solanum lycopersicum chromosome 9, SLM_r2.1 genome:
ttatatggggttaagtgtgaggtctatacggatcatcgtagcctacagtatgtctttactcagaaagatttgaacttgagacagaggagatggatggaactactgaaggactatgacatcactattttgtatcatccggggaaggcgaatgttgtagcggatgctttaagtagaaaggcgggaagcatgggaagtctagctcacttgcaagcctctagacgtccattggctagagaggttcagactctgactaacgacttgatgaggttagaagtaaatgagaagggaggattgttggcttgtgtggaggcaagatcttcttttcttgacaagattaagggaaaacagtttgatgatgagaaactaagcaggatccaagataaggtgttgcgaggagaggctaaggaagcaacaatcgatgaggaaggtgttttgagaatcaagggaagggtatgtgtaccccgagttgacgatttgatcaacactattctgacagaggctcatagttcaaggtattctatacatccgggtgcaaccaagatgtaccgtgacctaaagcaacacttttggtggagtagaatgaagcgtgatattgtagattttattgccaaatgtccaaactgtcaacaagtaaagtatgaacatcaaaggcccggaggaacacttcagagaatgcccattccggaatggaaatgggagagaattgcaatggactttgtggttggtcttccaaggacaatgggtaagtatgactccatttgggtgattgttgataggttaactaaatttgctcatttcattccggtaaaggtgacttacaatgcagagaagttagccaagatctatatctcagaaatcgttcgattgcatggggttccactatccatcatatcagatagaggtacgcagtttacttctaagttttggaaaacattgcatgcggaattgggtactaggttggaccttagtactgcgttccatcctcaaaccgatggtcagtctgaaaggacgattcaagtgttggaggatatgcttcgtgcatgtgtgatagagtttggtggccattgggatagcttcctacccttagcggagttttcatacaataatagctatcactcaagtattgatatggccccatttgaagcattgtatgggaggagatgtaggtctcccattggttggtttgatgcattcgaggttagaccttggggtactgaccttttgagggattcgatagagaaagtgaagtctattcaagaaaagcttctagcggcgcaaagtagacaaaaagaatatgcagatcgaaaggttagagacttagagttcatggaaggtgaacaagtcttgttgaaggtttcgccaatgaaaggggtgatgcgatttggtaagcgaggtaagcttagcccaaggtatattggtccatttgaagtacttaagcgagtaggggagggggcttatgagttagccttgcctccagggctgtccggagtgcatccggtattccatgtgtctatgttgaaaagataccatggggatggaaattacattatccgttgggattcagttttgcttgatgagaatttgtcttatgaggaggaacctgttgccattttagatagagaagttcgcaagttgaggtcaagagagatttcatccatcaaggtgcaatggaagaatcgaccggttgaagaagccacttgggagaaggaggcagatatgcaagaaagatacccacatctgtttacagattcaggtactccctTTCGCTCttgtttttccttcttgtgatcgttcgggacgaacgatgggtaaattggtatctattgtaacgacctgtttagtcgttttgagtagcagacttcaattctggaaaaactggcaaaagcgacagaccccacgacggaccgtcatgggcacgacagaccgtcgcagggtctcgttttaaaacacttagaaaatctgaaattggatactgaaaatcgactctctgaacttcgtaacggaatggcaggacggaccgtcacaggcgtgacggaccgtagcagattattcagtggaaattgagtctctgacccttgcgacgacctgcaggacggatcgtcgcaggcacgacgggccgtcgcaggttgcgcaatcccagtctgggtcggatttcttgatacgttttgagggacgtttttgactattcttgccttaattataaagttagtgggttaacgttaataagtctaattacttgggggttaaaagaggtagccttaagttaattagtggggcattattgccatcttttattcttaattatatgttaattagggtaaaagaaagagggttggaataagaaaaataagaaagaacaaagagagagagaaaaagaaagagaacgagtagagagagagagagacgaagaggatagcaaggattctgagaagatagattgttgatcgcaattcttcggtggaggtaggttatggtttatttctatttgatagataaactcttaatagcgaatgatatgtgttagtagtattgtgaaccttctatatgcttaattgtatgggtgcatgaatgatgtgattatgtaattatgaataaataagcatgatgaagttattgaatcccaaatcttgaaaagaaaccctaatctactttgttaatgatgatgccttggtataaaaaaaggcttgatgaatgaaagtagtgagattaggggatcgggtgccacgttccggtaccaggatagtatatgaggatcggagtgtcatgttccgacactaggatagaatatggatcgggtgccacgttccggtaccaggatagaatatggatcgggtgtcacgttctgacaccaggatagaatatggatcggagtgtcacgttccgacaacaggatagaatatggatcgggtgccacatttcggtaccaggatagaatatggatcgagtgtcacgttccgacaccaggatagaatatggattgggtgccacgtttcggtaccaggatagtatatgaggatcggagtgtcacgtaccgacacgaggggaataaagataatgaatcttgaaaaatgttaatatactcaatctaatgaactgaattcccaaataagtatgatgaggaggcgtgagtcctcattgatgtgcttggtgttgtaaccaagggttatggtaactgtaaatgctgtaTGCTAaagatattagttgattttatgatattgcttaatatatactgttttctattttgagttggccgatgatatctactcagtacccgtgttttatactgacccctacttttattgttttcttcttgtttatttgtgaggcgcagcaaacgtgccgtcgtcttcgactcaacagtaattcaagccagtcttactacatcggaaattcagggtgagctaatgcttctagcttggactggatcttcttcaagtctcgatgccttgaacttccggcatggactagcttcttatgtatttttagcttcttagaatactcttagtttagtaatttgattatagatgttcttgtgatgatgacttccagattttggggataataatagttattgattttattaatgagtttaagtcttccgcattactttatgttgatagtacattgaaatgttaaggtttagatttggttggttcgctcacacaggagggtaagtgtgggtgccagtcgcggcccggatttgggtcgtgacaatctctcaaacaattttcaattttgtaatAGTCCCACATCGGTATTTCGTCttttttgaggatttttgggTTTCTATATAAGCCCACtttattcactatttttagGGGAGGATTTGGagggaaaaaacaaaagaatactcataaaattttgagaattcttggttcccataattcaaaaattttaaagtgtttttgtgGTTTTTCGAGTTGAGGAGGTGGAGTCGTCTCTTTCAAACTCGGAGTTCCGGTTCGCTGTCCAGAACCAAGTAAATTTTTTCTTAgccttgttttatttaattcctagctcttttatgttttctgtttattatatgtagcttgtttttttttttactttaatgtagttctaaaagtcaattaatatttgtgtttattatagttttaatattagcattattttatgattcgatgtttatttatttattattactattattttaaaattgttagtcaaCTATTTGCTATCTTAACTTTTCAGggttttgttattattctactttaatattatttttaatttttatatatattatgttattgttgtctccatttctaattatgttattttagtttggttgttgttttccatattctcttgggataagtttgttatgttttgtcGATGttcagtttatatattttatatgttaaattgGGCCGATGAAGAAATAACCGTCGATTTCCAAGGCCTCCCATGTTAATAAGAcggatttttattttagttattatttgagttatttatttttatttatattattttgacacTAACTCTTTTACTAAGTGTCTTTACAGGTACCCTGAGGTGCTTCTCCTTGAAATTATTCGAAAAGTTCGAATTGtatttcattcattattttgtgAATATTGACGTTAGGCAAACTTTGGGCCgataattattgttttattgtgtatattatgtgtttattatatgtgtttattttatatctttcctcaatttgaaaaaaaaatgaattcagtcgGGAACCACATTTGTGGATTCCAAAGGGTGCCTAACCCCTTCCCTTCGGAATAATTTaaaccccttacctagaatcgAACTGGTTTCGTAAATCATTTAATGGTTTCCtagttttttcctaaaattaggtggcgactcttttTAAAACTcgtttatttttgaaattttgttaaaattaaatcaattaataattttctgAGTTGCCGTGACGTTTCGACCTATTCCGAAAGAGTAGGGATGTAAACAGTATGAGTAAAGGTgtaacacgtggagatcgtccatgTTGAGATCGAGTTATGATTATTTGGGCACGTCGAGATCGTCCGTGCGATAGAAAAGTAATGATTATGATTTGGTACGTAAAGATCGTCCATACgaaatttgtttgatttatgataatgcATTGAGATCGttcgcacagacacgtggagatcgtccgtgtcggttaTGGACCTCgtgagtcccccatgggtcatgatctcttgatgtatttccgaggagtatcatgtatatacggttgagagaGTACCTGGTATTTGGAGGTATATCTTTGCATTGTATCACATGACATTCTTCATCCTTTAtgattacatattttattggtgattGAAAAGTATTTGATATTTGGTTAACTCTATTTAatgaacttgatcttgtgttTTATTGATATTGCGAGTGCCTTTTTGTGGAGGgtgtaattgatgaatattgagcttgttgttGAGTATATATGCTATGAAAACTGTGAACTGTTAGGTTGAACtgatttttatgcaggttgtagttgtggaggtttggttggTGTGTAAGGAGCACCCATATTTTATCcacttagcttgtgtttagaagtttacttgctgggtaccgtgtggtttgatactcaccccttgctactacaatttttttgtaggttactagctcGGACCTTTGTGATATTTCTCTTCCCCTTGTTTGAGGCTTTTTGTGAAgaattgtgaggtagctgcttgttaTCTCAGCAAATCTTCTAATTctatttatgatcttgttcaACTCGAGAAACAATATCATTTgagacttattttttttaaatcaattgtaattctttagaggcttgtacacgtcacaaccagattttgggaatattttttttagtaaattatgaattttccgcattttattgtaatggtaGAGTTTTAGattgacttgtcttggtgggataagataAGTGTCATCACATTTATTTTTGGACCGTGACACATAGAGTGTTTGATATTTTATCAAAGAGTTATCAAAAtactaaaatcaaatcaaagcGTATAATTATGTATGTTATACATATGTGTTATTATAATACTTcctatatttcaaaataattaaattgttgggtgttttattttctttagaaaaagaagattaagaatataaattagatattattttttatttttctcttgttgaTTCTTGTCAAATTGatctttataataatttaaaaaacatcTAAAGTTTCTCGAACTTATCACATAAAATATCCAAATGTGgagtaaagaaaaaatatttttaaaaataatgttaagaTTAAATAATGAGAAAAGAGTCAAATATGctcctaaactatttgaaaaagtcTAGATATATTTtctgtttaaagtttggttcactcatGATCTCGCAATTAAACTTTTGatccaaatatgcccttatgggcgttagttgtCATGGACATATCcaagtcattttttttcattttttaaaatgtcacatgtaattgtcatgtcattttgaccttaccacatgacatttatataaaaatagaaagatattcagactcataaacacctaatccgacccataaaTAAACTccctttaaataaattatcagactaattttcaataattttgtttaatttttatttttttcaataaatttcgaaaatgagtaattaattaataaaaaataggaagaatatgcaaaaaaatataaaattaacaccaaaaattcataaataattatagtaaccttaaattcaattttaaactttttttaaaattttatttttttgataaatttcgaaaatgagtaattgattaataaaaaatatgaaaaaaaatataaaattaacgccaaaaatttaaaaataatacaataaccttaaattcaacatttttttagttttttatttttcgacaaatcccaaaaatgattttattaacaaaaaatatgaaaaatataattacacaaaaatatcgcaaataaaaaataggaaaatatgaaaaaaatatataaaataaaaaaaaattgttgaaattattgaatttaaggttactatatttatttgtaaattttgacgtaaattttttattatgttttcatattttttccttttttattagtAAATCAATCATTTTCGAAATTTctcgaaaaaaatattttttttaaaaaaaattgtagaatgaaatgttactatatttatttatgaactTTTGacgttattttatatttttccatacttttcatattttttatttaatctattactcattttcgagatttatcgaaaaataaaaaattttaaaaaaatattgaaatgttagatttaaggttactatatttatttctgaatttttggcgttaattttatatttttttcatatttttcctatttttaattaatcaatttctcATTTATAGATTtaccaaaaacataaaaattaaacaaaattgttaaaaatcgGATAGTGAGTTTAAAAGGAGTTGATTTATAAGtcggattaggtgtttatgtatctttccattttcatataaatgtcatatgataaggtcaaaatgacatgacaattttgtgtgacttttaaatagataaaaaaaatgagttggatatgtttTACATGTCAACTAACGTCCATAAGGACATATTTGGATTAAAAGTTGGACAAAGAGGATATGAGTAaatcaaactttaaacggaagatatatctaaaccttttcaaatagtttaaggatatatttaatctttttctcttaattaatttaatttaatttaaaatatgaaaaatatcgaacagtttgaatttattttaaaacaaaggCAATActaatcaaatatataatttaatacaaaatCTATTGGTTGGATTTGCCGGTCGGTGGGTCAGTAATTGCATTTGAATTAATCATACCAAGCCACTAGATTTGACCAAAAGCACAAGTcatctttgttattgtattgctcacttctaaaaaaaaaattaagttaattaaccaaaaaattaaatattcaccATTCATTAGATAacgagaatatatatatatatatatgcaccaTTTGTTAAACGGATAGAGAATAAATATGATTTCTCTTTTAACAAGTGGCATGTCATTCTAAATGGCAagattaaagaaatatatttactctttttcctcttattttatttcaaagtgCCATGAATGTGAAAGCATAATTAGATTACTAAACCTAATAGTAAAAAAGCAAACATTATTCAGTTGGCAGATTGCTAACCCTATTTTTCCCTCTATAAAAGCATTTACCTCAAAGGGAGAAAAGAACCACACAAAAATTCCCTCAATTAGTAAAGCAAAAACATAGTTTACTAAAGTTGATAGATGGGAGATGTTAAGTTGCTTGGTCTATGGTATAGCCCTTTTAGTCATAGAGTTGAATGGGCTCTCAAGTTTAAGGGTGTCCAATATGAATTTATAGAACAAGATCTACAAAATAAGAGTCCAATACTTCTTGAATCCAATCCAATTTACAAGAAAGTACCTGTGCTAATTCATAATGGCAAGCCCATATGTGAGTCAATTGTCATTCTTGAATACATTGATGAGGTATTTGAAGGTCCTTCAATCTTGCCTAAAGACCCTTATAATCGAGCTTTAGCTCGATTTTGGGTAAAGTTTTTTGAAGACAAGGTATATTTTTTCTCATGGTACATAAGTCTATTAATTGGAAATACTTTTGAGTCACATAAGTGGAGACATTTAACTTTATTAGGTATTAACTCGTTTTAATTGTGTCAATTGGATAGTACTCCGACCTATAATACGATCATCTAGATACCTTTAATTATGTGTCAATGAGACACATTAGTGGGGATGAGTTGGAGTGTTTAACTGTTAGTTaagaataattaatatgtttgaATACATAATTTTCAAGATTAAAGTACTTGTTTATCAGCCGAGACTGAATTTGaatgtttatttttgtattatgcTCTATTATAGTGTTGAACTAAATGAAGAATTAGTCAACAACAACTAATGtacttttattgttattgactaTTGTATATtcctatttttgaaattgagtatacattattattgttatgtaGGGTCCATCAATGAGGAAAAGTATTCTTCTCAAAGGAGAGGAGCAAGAGAAAGCTAAAGAGGAAGTTTTTGAGATGTTGAGAATTCTTGATAATGAGCTCAAGGGTAAAAAGTTTTTTGTGGGTGACAAATTTGGATTTGTTGATATTGTTGCAAATGCTGGGGCACTTTGGCTTGGAGTTCTTGAAGAAGTATCTGGAGTTGTTTTGGtgacaaaagaaaaatttccaaatttttgTGTTTGGAGAGATGAATATTGCACGCAGAACAAAGAATATTTACCTTCAAGAGATGAATTGCTTATCCGTTTCAAAACCTATATTTAGCCTGTTAATGCTTCAAAATGAGTACACCTCTagtaaatttcaagattttgtgTGGCAATAAAAGTTAGACATGGATTTAGGGATTAGTTTTTGTTAATTCAATTGAAGGTTGATTTCGAATTGAACTAGTGGtatgtaagaaaaaaaatatgcatgTTATAAGATTcctctttaattcattttaatttttggattcacttataaataaaaatatttgtttgagAAATCTCGctagaatttcaaaattaaaatgtaagCGTCTAGACCCTATCCCAAATGCCAGCCTCAAGTTCTCACAAGATACTATGATGAAGTGTTAAGTTGTCCGTTAATATCAAGCTAAGGTGCGTGGATATGTATTCTCAAAATTGGATGATTTACTTGTCAGCTATGAGATTTACGTATTatctcaattaaaaaaattcaatctcaatcataaaataaatttgaatcagGTTGAGAAAGGTTTCAAATGGAGaagataaatttataaaaaaatagtaaatttagtgtgtaaagagaaaaagtaaataTGCACAATTTATTAGCTGAAGATGTATATAAAAACAATAGTATAACTTACCTAAATTTCATAGCATAAAActtaaataacattttatccctactctttttcaatttacaaaaatcCCTTCAAAATCAGTGCTATTCAGATACATAGAAAATAATTCAGATTCATTAATTCCGATGATGAGGATATGTCCTTTCTAAATTTCAAGATTACAAAAATATCTATTTGTCCTTTTCccctttattttaaatagtcAAACAAGAAAGATTCATGCATTTGGTGAAACGCTAAGAAACTTCCCTCTATAAAAGAATACTAGACCTCAAGGAAGATCACAACCACATAAAAATAATTCCCTCAATAAGTAAAGCAAAAGACACAGTTAACCAAAGTTGAGAGATGGCAGATATTAAGTTGCTTGGTCTATGGTATAGCCCTTTTAGTAAAAGAGTTGAATGGGCTCTTAAGACTAAGGGTGTGGAATATGAATATATAGAAGATGATCTACAAAATAAGAGCCTTTTACTTCTTCAATCCAATCCAATTCACAAGAAAGTCCCTGTGCTCATTCACAATGGGAAGCCAATTTGTGAGTCAAGTGTGATTCTCGAATACATTGACGAGACATTTGAAGGCCCTTCCA
Coding sequences within it:
- the LOC101266443 gene encoding probable glutathione S-transferase, which encodes MGDVKLLGLWYSPFSHRVEWALKFKGVQYEFIEQDLQNKSPILLESNPIYKKVPVLIHNGKPICESIVILEYIDEVFEGPSILPKDPYNRALARFWVKFFEDKGPSMRKSILLKGEEQEKAKEEVFEMLRILDNELKGKKFFVGDKFGFVDIVANAGALWLGVLEEVSGVVLVTKEKFPNFCVWRDEYCTQNKEYLPSRDELLIRFKTYI